Within the Hevea brasiliensis isolate MT/VB/25A 57/8 chromosome 2, ASM3005281v1, whole genome shotgun sequence genome, the region ttattaaaattgaacATTGACAATAAGGATCAGCAAAAGTGGTATCTGAATTATTTCTGAGAAAAATGCCTTTAGAATCAACTAGCAAACAAATTTGAAGGACTCAGTGGGTTATAAGCTAACTAGTCAacaacaaaaataattaaaaaaaaaatctattaaacCTCGAACAAATAATCTAGCTTCAGTTTGGGTGAACAATGGGTAGGTATGCCAGAATGCGAATAATAGTAACAAAAATATTGCTGCTTTTGCCCATTGGGCCATTAGCATCTGATAAATTTAGAGCTTATGCTTGAAACCATGCCCTGACTCCTGACCATAAAACCAACATTCAATAGCTAAACCAGTTGTGCAACCTATAGGCACTATTTATTCAACAAGCTAAATCTTTTGCATCATGAACTAATTGCAACCTCCACTAAGAACAAATTATAAGAGATCCACAAAATTAAACACTAAAATAAGAAAAGAGCTTGATCAGAATCCACCATTGAGCTTTCCACTAATGAGAAGTAAACAGAAGGCAAAATTTGAAATCGGTTTAGGAACAAACATACAGAAAGAGGATGCAAGAGACTGCTTGCAATATGGGATGGAACTGTCAAAACGACACTTTTGCTCTGCAGAGAAACAAATCCTTCAGGTGTTTCGTATGTTAAATTATACCCTCCGTTATCCAATTTAGTGATACTTGAAAGCTTCCAAGATAATTTAACATTGCTACCCAACCTGCAACACTGCCATAGCTATTCAGGGACTAAAATTATGGTGGAAGAACTTCTATCATGTTCAAGAACGATAACTACCATCCAAACAGAATTCTCCTTCCAAAGTGTTACCTTGTTGCAATTGCATCAGGCAGCATAGCAAGACCCTTTCTAAAAGATCCTACTGTTTGGCCCTTTGGCTTTGGTAGACGCCTGCAAGATACTAAGTTTAAGGAATTGAACATAAACTGAAACAATTAATGATAATCAGATATGCACAACACAATTAGATAATTTTACGGGTCTCGAGGAGGCTTGGGTTTTTTATTTCTCTCCTGGATTGTTTTGAAAGTGCCACCAATGATACTACTGCCATTTTGCTCCAGGTTCCAAACTTTTCCAAATGCTGCTTTCATGCTTAGTTTTGAAGGATCACCAGCATAAACACCTGCACATGACAAAAATTTCATATCACGCGAGTGATCATAATCAATTCAATATATAACAAATGGTATTATAACCTTCAGAACTTTCCAAGAATTTCAATTTGTGAAATGCTAAGTAATGCAAAGTCAGGGAGAGCTTGCTTATTGCAAGGAACTAATTGGCTTAACTTGATGTGGTGTCATTTGGATAGAAACCATTGTATTTCATTTAGCATTCACATTTAGGGCATAAATTCATCATCTCATATCGACAATTGTATGAATAAAACCATAAACATGAAGGATTTTAAAGAAACAAGCACAGTGGATATCACTAAATGCTATGGTTGTACGTTGTCACTGTCATTTGTGTGAATTCACGATAGGAAAATTTTGATTCCCCATATGCATCCTAAATGAACCAAACAAGAAATGCATAATTACTCCAAAATAAAACATTGCAATATTTGCATGAATCAACAATATCATACATATTAAACACttcaccaaaaaaaaaatttgcagaTACATATCATACAAGTATCACAGTGTTCAATGAAGGGAGGGAAAAGCACTTGCACTTATCATGCTTAATGACTGCAATTTGTGTCatttagaatttaaatttcatgGGAAGGTCTAAAGATATTTACATGAACTTGTGTCCCAGCCTAACTGattcataaataaaaaaattttaaacgaAATGATAACAAGTACCATGCAAGATATGGGGGATTGGTTAAAAGCACATGCCAAAACATTATACCTGAACAAAATGGCTCTATCAAACGCTCAAATACTTCAGGGCCAAGGTTACGACGGACGAACTCTTCAACTGACTCCTCATGTCCCTGTCACCTTTGTCAAAGTTTTAAGATTATGAGAAGACACACAGTTGATGAGAGCGCTTATAAATTTGCAATTATTGTCTAATTACATAATATTCATAATGAGATGGTTAGAAAGGACAAACTGGTGGTGGAGGTCGAAGTCCAAGAGCACCAAAGCCAGCTCTGAGTTTCCCACCAATGCTCATCAAATCAAAGAATGGCAGGTCCGTTGGCTTCGATGGGACCGGCCTCAATTTCCCATCCCACAAAACAAAACGCGGCGCGTTAGGATCTCCCAATACTAGGTCATCCTTTAATCCACTATCCACCTATGATAACAATAAAATCAACTAATTCAACCCAAACAGCATGCGTACAGATAAACCCTTGAAAATTCCCTATCCCCACAAGATTATGAAGAAATGCCATCAGGAAAAAAGTTAGTTAATCACtgaaatgaaacaagaattgattggaaaatcatgaaatttatctCTTAAAGATACGTACCACCATGGTTAGCATAGGATCGGAAGGCTGGAAACTATTGGGACCCTCTTCCCACAAATAGCCATCTCTTTCAACGGTGGTAATGTTGCCACCGACTCGATCTCTGGCCTCGGTGACAATGACATTGGCAGCAACATCGCGGTGTTTGGTGACGAGAGCCTGAGCGATGCAGAGACCGCTAATTCCACCTCCTATAATCACACAGTCCGCCGGGGAAGAATGTCCACCATTGGATTGGGCTTCGCCGCCGATCTTAGAAGAAGAAATAGTAGTTGACTGCTCTGTGATAGAGCACCGGAGTTTTAAAGGTCTGTGTATGGTTATTATGGGGTTGAGTTTGGAGAATGAGGGAACGAGGGACGGTGTTGACCGGAGAAGAGAGAAGTCTGTGATGGTTGCCATGGCGGACTCAGAGAGAGAGAGGTAGCGCCGTTTCGTAGCGTGACAACGCTACTATGCAATCACTTCAACTACTGGCGGTCGTTAGTGTTATCTTGGATTGGTAACGTTCTTGTGCAGCCAGCCTATATTTGTATAAATATGGACGGTCAGGATCAATAATAATTTTCTCCTCCTCTTATTGAACGCGAACTGCACGgccaataaaattttattttatatattattttaattacctttatttaaattgattacacgtcaacaatcataatttaattttatcaataaaatattttactCTGTCTATTTAAATTTGATTCAATTATTCATTAATTATATGCTTGAGTAATCGGAATATCTTTaatcatatttttaatttaaaataattatgtttatcatattttatttttttaataaaataattattttaaataattttatatttatatcattataattatatttattacaaaataaaaatatatacatatattattttaaaaatataatcaatataattttttaatgtcTCTCATATGTTTTatgttttaaaaatagttatgttaaaatatatatatcgtaatatatatattaattcaaaGCTTATGATTGTGACTAATATTACGACTTGGACTAGAAAAATACTTTTGAAACCTATAGCAAATCCAAAAGAAAATTCAATTGAATGGCAAATTTGATGAGAGATCATATTCACACTCAATTCAACAGCTCACATAATTGAAAAGGCTCAGCTCACCTTCAATCTCATTACATAATACCCGATATATAATTATTACGGGCTCAACTCAATCATTATACCCATACAGTACCATAATATGAACATTCAATATTCATGGCCAGCTTAAaatgtaaaataattttaaatattcataaattataatttaataatgcAGAGTATTTAGaatatttataatgttaatacagctaaatatttaaataaaaatccaTGCAAGCATTAGATGCATAGTATAAAGAAAGGTCACATTGACCTCCCTCGTTTAGCCTaagttaatataaaattttaatgttgCGTGAGAGGGAGAGAAACTGCAAAGCTAACGGGAAGGGGACCTTACgtaagggaggagagagaaagtggGGCGTGGGAAAATAAGGGTTCTGTTTGTTTGGCCCGAATTGGTTTCCTTGTTCTTTTTTCTCCATATTGCTTTTTATTTAGGGCAtgtttggattaactgttgaatCTGATAAGTGATAGTGATGATTTTTATATTAAGtctttggtaaaattatatttttaatatgtgaaatgactaataagggtatatatcatataatttattttattatttaaataaatataaaattataaatttattacattatattatttattttattattaatttaaatatataattattaaattaatatattatattatttaaataaatatataattattaatcttttatattttatcatttattttattattgaaataagaaaataattatttttttaagataattaaataattttaaaaatatagataaaatcataaaataattattattgttaatagaaaaatttataattaattttaagtttttggatataaataaatattttatattttatgttattaataaaaaatattttaacaaagttgaaatacgttaatcaaaatgttaaaattataaataaaaaataaaaatattaataatattaatttttaagttaaataaaaaaggataatatggtcaaaataaaaaataaaatcagatcAGCTATCACCGATGAGAAATTCTAAAAATagtgatgggtatcatatcagctGCCCATCaactatcagctctatttttttaagcttgCCAAACACCACAATTTATCTGTTTGGATGTCTATCAGCCatcagctgcacccaacaggtaaaccaaacaccccttTACTATTTTCCCTTCGTTCAGAAtgcatttttaattttaaaaacttctgaaataatttttaaaacatttaagataaatatctattaaatatataaaagtaaaaatgaaaggaaatattaaaatttttaaaaatactcttcattatttgtaatatttataaaaatatcaataaaaatgtATTTATAGCAATGTAgagtaattattataatatacagTTACTCAATTTaccaatattttcataaaaattattaaattttaattttatttttataaagtttattgaattttaatttaattttataaaagtcactattatctaaaattaaaaattttcaagttaacttATTGATCTgtcaactattttataaataaaattacttaactagtaattattgataaagaaaaataaaaaatgatgaGATATTTGACAGAGAATGATAGCTAGATGTATTTTATGCgccttatttttttttaagaaattaataaaataaagtaattttttttataaaatagttgACATATTAaagtattaatataaaaatttttaatttttaattacattaacttttataaaataaaattataatttagtgaattttataaaaaaaataaaatttaataatttttatgaaaacacTTATAAATTAAATGACTGCATATGATATTTaccttaataatatatatatgaattcacgataaataatttatattaattacaaaaaatttgCCTCTAATCTATTTTCTTCATCCTTAATAATATTTAGTGATATAAAACACATCTTTAATAATTTTAGCAATAAAATACTTTTAACAATGAGAGGCCTAATCACACTATTTCCTTACTATTAAGTTTTAGCTATAAATATtttagataattttattttttaatattattataattaatataaattattcttttataaaaaaaaatattaaaaataaaacggAAACGAAAAGCTATAGTTGTGCGCAGTGCGCACCTCAAATAAGCTAGAACTAGAAGGCCGTTACATG harbors:
- the LOC110661712 gene encoding protoporphyrinogen oxidase 1, chloroplastic; this encodes MATITDFSLLRSTPSLVPSFSKLNPIITIHRPLKLRCSITEQSTTISSSKIGGEAQSNGGHSSPADCVIIGGGISGLCIAQALVTKHRDVAANVIVTEARDRVGGNITTVERDGYLWEEGPNSFQPSDPMLTMVVDSGLKDDLVLGDPNAPRFVLWDGKLRPVPSKPTDLPFFDLMSIGGKLRAGFGALGLRPPPPGHEESVEEFVRRNLGPEVFERLIEPFCSGVYAGDPSKLSMKAAFGKVWNLEQNGSSIIGGTFKTIQERNKKPKPPRDPRLPKPKGQTVGSFRKGLAMLPDAIATRLGSNVKLSWKLSSITKLDNGGYNLTYETPEGFVSLQSKSVVLTVPSHIASSLLHPLSAAAAEALSNFYYPPVAAVSISYPKEAIRTECLIDGELKGFGQLHPRSQGVETLGTIYSSSLFPNRAPDGRILLLNYIGGATNPGILSKTENELVEAVDRDLRKMLIKPNAKDPLVLGVRVWPQAIPQFLIGHLDILDAAKDALRDTGLEGVFLGGNYVSGVALGRCVEGAYEVAGEVTNFLSQYAYK